Genomic DNA from Hyperolius riggenbachi isolate aHypRig1 chromosome 10, aHypRig1.pri, whole genome shotgun sequence:
cagaggagaagacactagtgcacactggcactgctcacagcacagcagttctgtagaaagctaacacagtactactactactctaacaactactagcactgacaataacacagtaatcctatcccctaatccctaacctatacctaaagctaatcgctggccagcaggcagcagctggcctggtctgtgcacaacacacacacagacacatagcagctgcctgcagcagacTGAGTGTCagacaatgacatcaagctaattaatgatttaacaatagtgtagtgatagtgaagtagttaatcactgaacagcttatcactgtgtgtaCACAGCCCTTGGTAGGCCAGCCCAGCAGCAATggagcacagcacacactctaactgtcacacaatgaaatcaatcaagataattaacgatttaacaatagggtagtgatagtgaaggggttaatcactgaacagtgtTATGTTTATCTCTATGTACACACTTGGtaggccagcagcagcactggagcatgtctctcagtgtgccTTCAGCAAACAAGGATGATATGTcttatcatggcagccctccttattacacagggtagttggcaagtgttcctttctgtgattaggtgccagggcttaggctgggaggcctctgattaactcaatgaggtcaggtggggttggccagggttcccctctgtgattggttgctagagcttctgctgggagccctctgattggctccaggacgtcagctccttagttacagtattttggatccggatatccgcggatatccgggtcatgcggacaaatatccgcatagagctatacggatttgggcccaggtatctgggacccggatccggccggatatccggaatccggatgagcaccactgtgtgCTACAGCGTAGGCAGCTCATGCATGCACAGCAGCGTAGAACTGAGCGCAGGCAACTCATGCATGCACAGCAGCATAGAACTAAGCACAGGCAGCTCATGCATGCACAGCAGCACAGATCCGGGCGCAAGCAGCTCATgcatgcacagcagcacaggcGCAGCCAGCTTATGCATGCACAGCAGCACAGACCCAGGCGCAGGCAGCTTATGCATGCACAGCAGCACAGCCCTGGGCGCAGGtagctcatgcatgcacagtagcacagaccaaGGGGCAGGCAGCTCATGCATGCACAGCAGCACAGACCCAGGCGCAGGCAGCTCATGCATGCACAGCAGCACAGCCCTGGGCGCAGGTAGCTCATGCacgcacagtagcacagaccaaGGGGCAGGCAGCTCATGCATGCACAGCAGCACAGACCCAGGCGCAGGCAGCTCATGCATGCACAGCAGCACAGCCCTGGGCGCATGCAGCTCATGCACGCACAGTAGCACAGCCCTGGGAGCAGGCAGCTCATgcatgcacagcagcacaggcGCAGGCAGCTTATGCacgcacagtagcacagacccgtgCGCAGGCAGCTCATgcatgcacagcagcacaggagcaggcagctcatgcatgcacagtagcatagaCCTGTGTGCAGGCAGCTCATGCATGCACAGCAGCGCAGGCAGCTCATGCActcacagtagcacagacccaggCGCAGGCAGCTCATgcatgcacagcagcacaggtgcaggcagctcatgcatgcacagtagcacagacccgagCGTGGGCGCAGGCAGCTCATGCATGCACAGCAGCACATACCCGAGCGTGGGCGCAGGCAGCTCATGCATGCACAGCAGCACAGACCTGAGTGCAGGCGCAGGCAGCTCGTGCacgcacagtagcacagacctggGCGCAGGCAGCTCATGCATGCACAACAGCACAGACCCGAGTGCAGATAGCTGCAGTTGCAAATTTCAATTGATGATCACAAGCCATTGTCTCCCAGTGTGGATAAGGATGCATATATCTCTGGCCATTGATGGAAGCATAAGGAGATACGTGAGTACCTGCACTGCGGGTTCCAGTACTGTGTTGGCAACACCAGgggccatacgcaattcactttttcacctgagttttcttctaggagattatttttttatcttcaatttaatttaattttccagcattttttagctaaaaaaaagtaccaaaatgtaggtgattactatcaaaattattttgagtattttcttgatttctGGTGGCGCAAagggcattttactgacaagtttcCATAGATGACCTAGGTGAaaagtcaggaaaaaaagtgaattgcatatggccccaggttttGCACAGATGTCAGTGCATGTAATGAGTGTGTTGGGAAGTAGAGACACGCTCTGTAGCACACGGGGATGATCAAAGGTAATTGCTTGATACAAACCAAGAGAGCCCTGAAGATAAGTGTTTGGTTCCCATGACATTTATACCAAGTGCACTTCAATAACAACTATTACAGGTCAGGCACTGTGGCTGTTAGGAGTCCAAGAccgagtatggggggggggggggggggctattctaCTGGCCAGTGTGATGGGTGATGGTGAGCAGGCTCCCCTGGGAGACAGAGTCAGAGGATGGACTCATCAATGACTGGGGGATCCGGCATGGTGGCTTCCTGAATCCTTACTAACATTGGTGGCTTGTCTCCCCTTCTAGTCCTTCAGGGTGAggatcaggcatggtcggaattgctgaattccgattccgtggtaattccgTGTTCCGTCGATCCGGAATTCCGCTACCGGGTCATTCCGGCGGTATACggagctgttccgcggaattccgtggaattccgacGGTATACGGACTTCAGAAATGTATATTATGCGGACTTCCGTAATTTACGTAAGCGTAACTCAATccgttttttttccacatttactGATTGTTTTTGGTTTCTTCTGCCTTTTATGATGATATGGAGATTGTTTTAAGAGTGTAAAGTCAATAAAATTGTTGTATATAGTCTCAAATGTGTTAACAGCGTACTTCCGTAAAAAAATTCCGGAATTCCGCCCACGTGCGCTGGGGGCGGAGGTACCGTTGCGGAAGTTCGTCATTCTTTACTTCCAGCCCATGCAgtgtttggagtggcccagtgagAGTGACCTGAGAGAGACTGTCTGCACTGCAAACTGTTATTGTGGTAAGTGAGTAGTATACTTTTACATATATGTTTATGATGTGATGAATGCAATTAGTCCATTTTGTTTTAGTTAGAGAAATGTTACCATTTTTGTTGACATGCAGATTTGCTTAGTGTATTGAAGTGGCTGGGGCTGTTTGCACGCGTGCGTCGTGCGTGcttgatttggcggcgggccaaatctgcacgacggtatTGCAGATTTTGCGTGCTTCTGGAATCCGTGCGaaacgccgctaatgtatttaataggaaaaacgcatgcgttttcttGCATTAGTTTTCccccgcgattttgcgtgcgatttcgcaccttttcgaATCTTAAActaccctggcagtgtcatggttaatttggcAGTGTCCTGGTTAAAATTGCACGCGAAATTGTGGTTAAAATGCAATCATGTTGCATTTGATGGCGATTTGTGGCATGCACTTTCACGGCATGAAGTTCCCTTCGCGGGCAAGCTGGGCATGTTgggccttttttatttttccagaGCCCATGGTGGAGGAGGGCCGGCAGACCGACACAACAACCCCCACAGagtacaaccagattggcagcagatttgcccacaagtgCACTCAGATTGTTTGCAGATGTGTCCaaaaaaatgcagtcagattgattGAAACCTGTGCCCACAAGTGCATTCAGATTGGTTGAAAAACATGTGCCCAAATAGCAGTAAGATTGATCCTTGATgttcccacaaagtgcagtcagattggtcgtaaCGTGCGCACAAGTGCAGTCCGATTGGTTGAAACATGTGCCTACAAAATGCAGTAAGATTGTTCGCTGATCttcccacaaagtgcagtgcTATTTTTGTATGTGCAGATAGGCCGGTTTCCTCCCGGGTTCAGTGGTGCACTAGGATCTGAGTAGATCATAAAATAACAAACAATACTAGCTAAGCTATGTGCAGATAGGCCGTTTTTTCTCCCATTTTTACTCCACTGCACTATGATCTGactactaggtctgagtgctatgtGTGCATTCGCAACAGTAGACAATTGGCAACTGTGAGCGGCGGCCTTATATGTCAGAGTATATTTACAATCCCCGACCATGATCTCCCAGCCAATCTCCGTTATCAGACAGGCATGTCCCGAAGTCAGCTGACCGTCTTGTCAGCTGATATTCCTTCTCAACGCATAAAGAAGACAGCTGCGTTGATTGCGCGTGCGTGTATGCCGAGTCCTCCTATGCAGTGTGGACAAGGCAGAACACCGCACGTCGCCAGCTCCAGATGACACCAACTCTCCCTCCGCGTTCCCAGAGGAGAAAGCAGCGGCAGTGCTGTATTCCGCCACAACGGTAATTTTCTTATTCATTACAGATCCCTAGCCACGTCCGTAATTTCTAGCACTGTAGAAGCATATGAAAGTAGTAGATAATAGATATCCACTTCCGTAGTAGTGATTTGTAACTatataagtagagatgtcgcgaaccgccgattttcggtCCGCGAACTTCCACGTAAGGTTTGATTAGCGCAAACCTCCACAAAccacaatacacttcaatggggaggcgaattgcaaaatgtaaaaaacattactatggccataaaagtgatgctaAACATCTtttaaagggtctaacacctacaaccccaggtggaggagcgggatacatgccaaaagtccccgggaaaaatctggaattgacgcaaagcagctttgTAAGTGCAGAAATCACCTTgagtgctaaatgacaggcctaaagtgttttaaaacatattgcatgtgtatacatcaatcaggtagtataattaattagtgtactgcttcacactgacacaccaaactcactgtataacacactgcaaacagctgtttgtgtatgcAGTATGAATTGCAACGGCTGTCGcatcaacacaagtgcagtaataatgggtattacactacTGATACAGTTAGTAACTGGATGTggttggcctggcagtggcagccaGTATGATTTGCAGCGGCTGTCAGCGGTAGACAAGTGCACTGATAAGGTTGTTACTGCTAATAGTCACTGGGATGTGTGTGGTGGGCCTAACagtggtggcagcaggcagtataAATTGCAACAGCTTTGGCAGCCAGCagtaacacaagtgcagtaatatatACAGTTGAATTCaaatcaacataaaaaaaaaagaggattagTTTGCAAAAGAACTGTTGTGGGGGGCTGTTATAGCGACATCAATTAGCCAGGAGCAACTTAAcaagcaaggagcataactaatattttcctatgagagacagtctgcagcagctcgccctacactCACTAAAGCAGGCACACGAgacagcgtaatggccgccgctgcctgctttttattagGGGGGCATTGTCTCCAGGGGATAGCGTATTCTGATTGGCTAgtttgggcctgctgactgtgatgtagagggtcaaagttgaccgtaatggagcattatagggtgaatcgaacttcctggATAGTTCGCGTTTCGCCGCAATGCCGAACACCCGGAAGTTCGGcttgaaccgttcgccggcgaaccgttcgggacatctctatagaTAAGCATTTATACAATAGTCATTGTACAGACTATATTATATAATGCTATGTTGCTGTCTTTGTCTCTAAACAGAAAACTCATAGCAATTAAACgttttgatcagaaaaatgttttCGTATGTGCAAAAACATATTatatttttcaatgttatttttcattgacttctagatggctgctgctgctgaagccgttgatggagggaggagcagggcgtctgctgctgctgctgaagacgcCGCTGATgatgggaggagcagggcgtctgCAGCTGAAGCCGCTGACGGTGGGAGGAGCAGGTCGTCCAACACTCGGCGACTAAGAAAGAAGGAGAAAACCTTCATcattaaagtaattttttttatatttctcctTACTGTATTAATCCATGAacccaaaaactcattaatatcaaagctgaatatttttggaagtagtttttattctgtttttaatttttgcgattttagggggatatcaatctgtgtgtgcagatgaCTTTTACTGTGcacaattattaggcaacttaacaaaaacaaatatatacccatttcaattatttaattttacctgtgaaaccaatataacatctctctCCAGTGAtaaataccagcccaaaccagtactccacctccactctgctggcatctgagtcggactggatctCTCtggcctttaccaatccagccacgggcccatccatctgtccCTGTGGCCCATGAAGAAGACTCACTCTGATTTCATCAGTCTATAAAACCTTAGGACAATGAGTCTTgatatatttcttggcccagcctTTATTTTTCCaggcgcttcttgcgaccctgttgactattttgaatgaaacgcttgattgttcgatgatcacgcttcagaagctttgtaaTTGtacgagtgctgcatccctcagcAAAATATCTCATCGATTTTGGacatttctgagcctgtcaagtactTCTTTTGACCGATTTTGACAAAGGAAAGGCAgttacctaataattatgcacacctgatacagGGTTTTGATGTCATTACACCACACCCCTTCTAATTAcagacagagatgcacatcacctaatatgcttaattggtagtaggcttttgaaCCTATACagtttggagtaagacaacatgcatgaggcctcttttccacgaactgttgataggcagtgaaatgcctttcaaactctcacaaccgCTCGCTGACGCTTGGTAAGTgctccctgctggctgctgcctggcaactgctcactgctgcctggtaactgcttgctgagcacacagctcaacagttcgtggtaaAGAGGTCTAAGGATGATGTGGTcagaatactcatttgcctaataattctgcactccctgtagtaccCCGAAGATTTGCAATGGAAGGGCTTAATGTTCAGACTACACAACTACGCCCCACACACACTCAAGTCAACTCAACATCGTTCTTTTAGGCTCTCATAACTTTGATTTAAAATTCACTTACAGATAATCTCCTTGTATTGTTCACACAGTTGATAATACTGATAATAAGTCAATTCAACATTTAATTTACTTTCAGCAGTGTTGTTAGTACCATAGCAAGAGATGTATGTattgtaaaggttttttttttgttgatcattaattttttttttttttttatgttgcagaCTATGTTACGGGGGGGGGTATGACACTGCGAAGAGGGCGGCGAAGAGGGAGGTGATGGACCGGCTGCTGCAAGTCCTTCAGACTACTTACCACCGCACGTGGTCGGTTAAAAAAATTCAGACAATGTGGTCTGACTTTAAGTCCAAGACCCCACGTGCGGTGGCGAAAATAAAGTCTGACCTTGAGTGtaagtaacaaatgttttttttcatatatgtagcgggatgtgtaattttttttcaaccTTGTTAATCCTCACGATTTtccaatgtatcagtggctttatACTCTTATTGTTATGCAATGCACTGTTTAACCTTAGGTAATATCTTCTTCTATCTGTATTTTTAAAAcaatctcacatttttttttagtggaTGGGTCTCAGCGCCGCAGGCGGTCCCGTCgtgcctctgctcctccctcttccaGACAGGGATTGGatcctgctgctgtcccctcccctgaagATAATGATGAGGAGGCTGGACCCAGCACCAGCCACAGATCAAGAAGTCGGCAGCGCCGTGGGCAAAGGCGTGCCCGTGGCCGGAGCCTGTCTGTGGCATGTAAGTATTTTATAACAAAGTTTTAACATTAATCAAATGAAAGTGGTACGTCTGTAAGGAAGGAGATTAGTACATAATTTAATTTTGCAcagaactatgtttttttttttttctctccaagaaaaaaaaaaaaaagttgcatgatgccatgttttctttttatcGTAGCATCTATCTCTGTGCGACTTCGCAGGCGCAGGCGCGGAAGACGACAGAAGTCTTCCAGCAGGCCAGAATCTGGTCAAAGTGGCACAACTGTGTGTAAGTAAAATGTACTGTTGTACAAAGAAGTACACACAAGACGGAATGTATCCACATATTTATAACAGTACTAACTTaactctttttttgtgtgtggagggggaaatAAAAGTTGTACCGAGTGTTTAATGTGAAAAAAATTCCACTTTCAAATCATCTGCTGGCCAGTGACCACTGACCAGTTTGTTTTCTGTACACTGTTTGTTGTTAAAAGTCaatatttattacaaatattGATTGCCACTACAAGGCCCAGGGAACTAACATGCGATGTAGTAAATTTGATAGTTACAATGATATAGTAGAGGTTCTTTGAGAAGTGTTTTTATCGTTATTGCTAATTTTCATtatgtatatagtgccaacatcttcctcttcgatgcacagagtatattgtgttgtcagTTATCTGACAAAGACTGTACGTGCACACAATGTACATCATACCAAAGTCCTATGTCTGTATTGCCCTCTATTCAACTACTTTTATCAAACAGTGTACAAAGTTTCTCATAATTTACCACATCAAATTTTGCTTTTGAGAAAGTCTTATCGATGTGTATAACGTTGCATCtagaaaacattcaataaatatgtaacaccttacttaatgcaaaattatattttGCTTGTGCGTTACATTATTAAACCTTTTACATGGTATTTGATGCAGTGTATTGATTTGCGGAcgttgtagtgcatgtatcgtatggTAGTCTAGAAGAATGAGTTATAGGAGGAAAACAATACAGACAGAAGGAagaaattaaaggaacactatctagAAAAAACTCGGCAGTTAACATgttacagatgacaggttttgggccagtctaccTGTTTTTAGGGGTGATTCCCAAGgctttatttgttttcaacagcatttactgaacaacagtttacaaatataactgacaacatagtgtgcaagtgaCGAGTAGGGAGACCGGCTGTTATCTTGCCATTTTGGCAGTTCAACTGCTGTtcatgaaatgcttttgaaaacaaagaaatccatGAGAATCACCCCATGACGGTGATGGATTGTGCCAAAAgccgtcggttctgtcagatgttTACTGCCTACTTATTTCAAGATAGTTGTCCTTGAAGAACTCCAGCCCGAAGTTGAATGGATTGGAATCGTAGAAAAGTAAGAGCACTGACCCACCACCACATCACCCTGCTTCCAGATTACAATACCTCATCCAGCCAGTGATTATGTCCATCCATAGTGAAACTAGTGTATCATCCCTAAATATTATGTAAGCCGggaagcccatggtttaatttcacaactTGAAATGAAACTTTATCCCtaagtggccataaataaattGTACATACTGGGCCAACATATCAATTTAAGAAATGTTGACAAGCTTCAGTACTATGGCAGTATGCACGTGTGTAATGGTAGTTTAAAGGTATTCCTTATCCACTAGCCACAACAATTTCTTCAACATTTATGTGTCTTTTTTGGATTGTGATTTTGCGATACACTAATTTTGGCAGTCATATTTCATTAGTCATACTTTTTGAAAAACAATGAGTATGTATTTTGATTCTGGATGAGATCATTCATTGGCAAACTTAGACATGAGTAAACAGTGacttttcggcttataaaaagcattCATCGGAGTGGTTCCTGACTAACAATGAAAAACACACTTTCTGTACACTGACATAAAGTTTAACAATTTTTCTGCAAAGATAAATGTAATTATACATGACTTAAATGTTACTCAGTCAGAGAACACTTTTCCTGCTATCCAAGCTGAGTTGATAAGATCAACATTGCCCTGAATGAAACGTAACGTACACTCTGGTGACTGGCTAGCCATTGTAAATTCCAAGTTCAAATTGAAACTGGGCTAGTCACATCACatcacatgcaccattaattctaagctaaagagaattgtggcatttcaaACCAACGTAtgcatggggaaaaaaaagaatagtgccagtaaacaccatcttacaAAGCATATGACACAAACAATGaagtaaaaaatttaaataaatcaatcattttgcgcattgaTAAACCCATTGTACAAGCATGAGAGGTTCTTAACAAGAGTCCTAGTTTAAACCAGGTTGTACAGATTTCATGAAATGTGTACATTTTGAATCTTGTGTACATCTCATTTTTTCCTTTAGAAGCCACCCATGAATACAGTGAATGTCAATGTATAAGTTGTGTTTTCAATGTGTTTGTCATGAAAAAGTACAACGAAAGTATTataatgtgaaaaatcactgtttACTTTTCTCGAATCTAGCCTAACCAATCAATGCTATCACTGGGTTTCATAatgccttgcttttactgatggctgataCGGTACCACACTCTACTGTTTattcttttattatcagtttttGTTCATGCgtagtgtaatattttatttttctccatctttttctttacAGCTTCTTCTCATTTCGAGATTCTGGCCGGCCAAGTCTCAACCctgcagcaggaagtggtggTTCTGACTTCCACTGTTCAACAATTAGAACAGTGGAAGTCAGAACAACAAACgactcttcagcagcagcaggcggaCTTTGAGGAGCGACTTCGGCAGCAAGAGGCAGCTTTCCGCCACCAACTGCTGCAACAAAGGCAGGAGATGGAGGGCCAAATTGAGGAGCAAAGGCAACGCATCCTCGCTTTCAGGGAGGAGGCAGGACAGCTCCATGACTATTTTGGACAACTGGCAGGTACAAGGAGGATGTAATGTTGGTCCTGACTCCTCCTGGGTTCCGAATTATatccagtggcttgcaaaagtattctgcccccttgaagtcttccacattatatcatattactgccacaaacatgaatccattgtattagaattccacgtgaaagaccaatacaaagtggtagacATAAATAGTATTTcttgaaatatgggctacaaggtgtagaaaaggccgcccgagttttgatatagcctacaagtgctggaagccgaaataTTTCATtcgccactatccatggcggcctggagggggaatagtaattaacacggccctgggctttttttgtagccaaagtttttgtaTGGGTACACGTGAGAAAAAGTGgactgaaaatcatacatgattacaaacattttttacaaataaataactaagtGGGGTGTACTTAATTATTCGGtcacctgagtcaatactttgtagaaccaccatttttttgcaattacagctgccagtcttttagggtatgtctctaccagctttgcacatctagagactgaaatccttgcccattcttctttgcaaaacagctccagctcagtcagattaaatggacagcgtttgtgaacaccagttttcagatcttgccacagattgtcgattggatttagatctggactttgactggccctttctaacacatatatatgttttgttttaaaccattccatagttgccctggctttatgtttcgggtcattgtcctgctggaaggtgaacctccaccccagtctcaagtcttttgcagtctccaagaggttttcttacaaATTTGTCCTGtaattggctccatacatcttcccatcaactctgaccagcttccctgtccctgctgaagagatgcacacccccagcatgatgctgccaccaccatatttgacagcggggatggtgtgttcagagtgacgtgcagtgttagttttccgccacagagagcgtttttcattttgtccaaaaaataccattttggtctcatctgaccagagcaacttcttccacatggttgctgtgtcccccacatggcttgtggcaaaatgcaaatgggacttcttatgctttctgttaacaatgcctttcttcttgccactcttccataaaggccaactttgtacagtgcatgactaatagttgtcctatggacagattccaccacctgagctgtagatctctgcagctcgtccagagtcaccatgggcctcttgactgcatttctgatcagcgcagtccttgttcggcctgtgagtttaggtggatggccttgtcttgggaggttcacagttgtgccatactccttccatttctgaatggtcgcttgaacagtgctccgtgggatgttcaaggcataggaaaactttttgtagcctaagcctcctttaaatttgtcaattacttgatccctgaccagtctggtgtgttctttggactttacggtctcgttgctcccaatattctcttagacaacctctgaggccctcaaagagcagctgtatttgtactgacattaaattacacacaggtgcactctatttagtcaatagcactcatcaggcactgtctataggcaactgaatgCACTCTGATCAAAGggtgccgaataattatgcacacaccacttagcagttatttattagtaaaaaaaatgtggactcatgtatgatttttgttgcacttctcatgtgtacaccactttgtgttggtctttcatgttgaattccaatacaattgattcatgtttgtggcagtaatatgacaaaatgtggaaaacttcaagggggccgaatacttttgcaaaccactgtatatatgttttgttttaaaccattccattgttgccctggctttatgtttagggtcgttgtcctgctggaaggtgaacctccaccccagtctcaagtctttcgcagattccaagaggttttcttccaagtttgctctgtatttggctccatccatcttcccatcaactctgaccagcttccctgtccctgctgaagagatgcatcccccgagcatgatgctgccaccaccatatttgacagtgggggtggtgtgttcagagtgatgtgcagtgttcattttccGCCACACAGAGCGTAGAGTgttgcattttgtccaaaaagttcaattttggtctcatctgaccagagcaccttcttcaacatagttgctgtgtcccccacatggcttctggcaaactgcaaatggaacttcttatgctttctgttaaagagagacactgaagcgaaaaaaatatatatgatataatgaattggttgtgtactatgaataattactagaagattagcagcaaagaaaatattctcatatttttattttcagttatatagtgttttttcgcaGATTACATTATCCTATAataatgtgcagattacacaacactcagcattcaaaatgagtctttcagagcagtctgtgaagtaatgaactctcctctagcagaggaaaagtaaacagttcaattacagttcagataataaaagtcagataacagccgttTCCACAACTAAGTTAGTGGGAGAGCTTACTAGCTTTttggcatagagataacaactggagtttctaaattcttcctgtact
This window encodes:
- the LOC137535352 gene encoding uncharacterized protein, whose protein sequence is MDRLLQVLQTTYHRTWSVKKIQTMWSDFKSKTPRAVAKIKSDLELDGSQRRRRSRRASAPPSSRQGLDPAAVPSPEDNDEEAGPSTSHRSRSRQRRGQRRARGRSLSVASSISVRLRRRRRGRRQKSSSRPESGQSGTTVSSSHFEILAGQVSTLQQEVVVLTSTVQQLEQWKSEQQTTLQQQQADFEERLRQQEAAFRHQLLQQRQEMEGQIEEQRQRILAFREEAGQLHDYFGQLAGTRRM